One genomic region from Vitis riparia cultivar Riparia Gloire de Montpellier isolate 1030 chromosome 17, EGFV_Vit.rip_1.0, whole genome shotgun sequence encodes:
- the LOC117904114 gene encoding uncharacterized protein LOC117904114, translating into MAGVLPSISDIRCEVPELRGDNFKIWKERILLQLGCMDIDYAIRKDEPHKITDTSTPEQILLYERWEKSNRLSVMYIKTKISAGIRGSIEQHENVRELLKAIDEQFVTSDKALASTLIMKFTSLKLTAIRGVREHIMEMRDIVAQLKKLEVEMSESFLVHFILNTLPPQGRKVNDGTGRKCHAGDAKERKERKISS; encoded by the exons ATGGCTGGAG TTTTACCTAGCATATCTGATATTCGTTGTGAGGTTCCCGAACTTAGAGGAGATAACTTTAagatatggaaggagagaattctTCTTCAATTAGGGTGCATGGACATAGACTATGCCATAAGGAAAGATGAACCACATAAGATCACTGATACCAGCACACCTGAACAAATTTTGTTGTACGAACGCTGGGAGAAATCTAATCGCCTTAGCGTGATGTACATTAAGACAAAAATCAGTGCTGGTATACGTGGTTCAATCGAGCAACATGAAAATGTTCGTGAATTGCTAAAGGCTATTGACGAGCAATTCGTCACTTCAGATAAAGCCTTGGCAAGCACCctaattatgaagttcacaTCCTTGAAGCTCACCGCTATAAGAGGTGTGCGTGAACATATCATGGAGATGAGGGACATTGTGGCTCAATTGAAGAAACTCGAGGTAGAAATGTCTGAATCTTTCCTGGTGCACTTTATCCTTAACACTCTTCCACCTCA aggaagGAAGGTTAATGATGGAACAGGGAGAAAGTGCCATGCTGGTGacgcaaaggaaaggaaagaaaggaaaatctcaagcTAG